The segment CTTTTCAAGTGCCTATGTTGTGGCTGTATACATCTCAAATTGTCCCACAAGGTGCTACAAAACAATGAGAAATTAGCAGGATTATTTCAGTGCAGAATGGTATTTATTTGACAATGTTTTGCCCATTAAtatcaaatgtaaaaaaaacagtgctgcCCCATAGAATGTGTACAAATATGTTAGAAAACATATTAACATTAGTCTTCTCAACACCTTTGACGTCGGTATTTAAAAAATCCTGCCCTAGGTCTTGTGCCTATtatctgttttctctgtgttgCAGCAATGGCTTGCACGCACCCCAGGTCTTGAGGAGAACGGATTCAACTTCTGGGGGAAACTGGAAGTCAACATTACAAAAGCActgaagatggagaaagagaaactagAGGTTTGTTAGCACCTCCTGATACTCGTTCACCAGCTCGAAAAGTCGTCTCTCACAGCTATAGATTCACCTGGACTCAAACTAAACATTCTTGATGCTGACTACAAAGATGGTCTGCAGTACTGTAGCATTTAACAGATTCAAACATTACATTCATTCAGTGACACTTTTTGGTAGCATTTCTAATCAGACTATGGAAACAATGATGTATGTACTGAAGTGAagtgaatgattgaatgaatgaatgaatgaatgaatgaatgaatgaattcatgCATCTTGCACTGAAATCAAAAGTAGGCTGACATAACACCTTATATGGAACTCTTAAAGATCAGGTAGCATGGAATCAGCTGTAATGTTTTGCTCTTGAACAGAGAAAGCCAGAGTCGGAGGATAAAGATGAACATATGGCAGAATTCCATAAGCAGAGAGACGTGCTGACATCCCTGTTTGATGAGAAAAGACATGATCACCTTGTGAGTAAAGGTGAggacatccatctctctctcacacacacagtcacacagatatgcacacacgtgcacacacacatgcacgctcgcacacgcacatacagatatacgcacacacatacgcgcacacacatgcatcattcCCAAACCAAATTTGACTGTTCGATCTTTGGGAGTTTAACATCCCTCAACGTCTTATTAACTCCAATCCACAATCCAAATCACTTATCACCTCTCAATATACATGCGTTGTAAAGTTACATGATCAAAGTCTtcagatctctctctgtccattttctGTAGGTGAGAGGCGGCTGTCCTATAAAGCCTTGAAGGGCGCTCTTATGATCTACTTCTACAGGTGAGACGTTCTGCCTCCTTCTGCCTGTCCACCCACCCCTCAGTTTCgctcccctctcaccctctcactcttcaCCTGCTCACCCTTAACATGACCTCTCACCGGTTCACTCTTCACCTGTTGTGTGCCGGCAGAGAGGAGCCTCGCTTCCAGGTGCCCTTCCAGCTGCTGACATCCCTGATGGACATCGACACCCTCATGACCAAATGGAGATGTAGGCGTCTCATCTGATTCAGAAATGTGGACTAATCCTGATTATAGAAGCTAGAATTTACCATCTCAATGAGGAAATGAATGATCCAATATAACAAATATTAATAATCcaatatataatacaaatatttgaTACAGTTCCTCACCATGTGCTCTCGTAACATTTAGGAACACTGTGCATGAGAAACATTCTAAGTGACTATGAATTCTCCCATCTCCGAGACAACCATGTGTGAATGGTGCATGAGAAACATTCTAAATGACTATGAATTCTCCCATCTCCGAGACAACCATGTGTGAATGGTGCATGAGAAACATTCTAAGTGACTATGAATTCTCTCATCTCCTAGACAACCATGTGTGCATGGTGCACAGGATGATTGGCAGTAAGGCGGGAACAGGCGGATCCTCAGGGTACCATTACCTTCGTTCCACCGTCAGGTAAGGCCAACCTAGTCGACACGTCCACCTCAGAAACACCACTCTACACCACAACAATTTACGCCATCACCATTCCCCCAGAACAAAGAACACATACAATAGATTATTTATCCCAATGTTAACCATAATGGGGAACACCTCTGCATATTTCGTATTATATAATGTGATATATAGTATACAATgggatatataatatataatgggATATATAGTATATAATGGGATATATAATATACAATGCGCAGAGGCATCCCAACCCTATAAAGGCCTAAGTGTCCACAGGGCCCCGGGTTCAATTCTGGCCCGTGGTCATTCCCTGACCacactcccaatctctctctcacactcatgtccTGTCATTCTTCCCTGTCCTAACTTCAGGCAATAAGGCCCCCAAAATAAGCGTAATCTTAAATATATGTGGaaaaatattgttatttttatCTTGAAACACGTGAAATATACGTGGGGAAACTTGCCATCTAATCATAACAGAACCTATTATACATAAAATCACACCTACATCCTCACAAGAAATCATGTCAAGTCATTTggagtgtctttgtgtcttgttTAAAGAGCTTTGTTTGTATTGTTCCCACCAGCGACCGTTATAAGGTGTTTGTGGACCTGTTTAACCTGGCCACCTTCCTGGTACCGCGAGACTGGGTGCCAAAGCTCAACCCCACAGACCACCCCTTCCTCTTCACTGCAGACACCTGCTGGGACAGCTCCTACTGCAGCAGCGACGACTCCGACTAAAGACACgacggaggagggggaggggggcaagaGAGGTGACCATGGAgtgaagccagagagagagagagacaacaagagagagagggagagacagagagagcaaaagagacgggggagagagcgaaagagaggggggtggggagagcgaaagagacgtggaaggggggggggggggagtgggaggggtATCAGTCATGAGAGATGACCACGGATCAAAGGCAAAGGGGGCGGTTTCAGAGGTTAAGGCAGGCAGAATAGCGATAGAATATGCCATGAATTGTGGAAAAGAGCAAACAGAGTAAAGAGCAAAGAGGTCGGTGAAGGTGCAAAGAGGTTGCTGAAGGTGCAAAGAGGTCGGTGAAGGTGCAAAGAGGTCAGCTGAAGGTGCAAAGAGGTCAGCGGAAGGTGCAAACAGGTCGCTGAATGATGGTACCAGAATCAAACAGAGGACCTTGCACCCAAGAGTGACAACCTCCCTTCATTCCACCTGTACTCTTCATATTTCTGGTGGTGTGACTCACTAGAACATCCAATCATTCAAAACCAAACAGCTTGCACTGCCCACTTGCACAGAGCTATGTATGTACATACTGTTGATAAATGTGCACAGTATTTTTAATGCTAATGATTAACAAAGGTGAGATTTCTGTACATAAAAATGTTACTGATTTTGATTGGTATTATGCCTATTTTGTGCTTTTTGTACGAACTGCAAATAGCTGTTATGACTTTTAAGTATGACATGACTGAACGCCTCTGTGCACTGCATTGTACTGAAGAAGTCCCGACTGCAATGTTATAAATGTTGTTTTAATGTTCTCATATAGGATTCAGTATAAAAATACACAGTTTCTCACTTCACAGTTTTGTTgaagtacaaaaataaaattgtattcaaAATTCATTGTATGAAAGTGTTTATCATGCACTGTTGCCATTACCCCTTCAAATACCAAATATGTAAAACCTTGTAATACCAGATCATGGTACCAGGTCAAGTAATTTGGTTCCGTTGATGAAATGCCAAGTTTGCTGGTTCACCGTCCCTTTAGGCCACTGTCTCAATcacacaaccatcacacactcacggcCGCCACTGTGTCTGCTATACCTgaggaccaaacacacacacacacacacacacacacacacacacacacacacacacacacacacacacacacacgcacacacacacaaagggggagagaacagaggaatgTTTCACGcagaaagaacagaaaacactaacacacacacatacatacacacacacataaaacaaccATGTGGTTGACAACAAACTCAATTGTATAAAACGGCTCATTGTATTGTCCCTGTTGTAATAATTGTTATGCAGGTATGATTCCTAATTAGTGGTCAGTCTAAAGCACTAAATAACGTCAATGACTACATGAAGATACAGATAATGAACCGTATTCTTCTGAAAACTATGTTATGCATGTGGCTTTGGCACAGTCTAACCACAaatgcttctctgtgtgtgtgtgtgtgtgtgtgtgtgtgtgtgtgtgtgtgtgtgtgtgtgtgtgtgtgtgtgtgtgtgtgtctgtgtaatgcCTGCAACTACCAGTCAAGTACTGCTCAGCATCAGCTACACTAGGTAGCCTCTTCATCTTGAAACATACGTGTCACCTTTACCCCTGCTGTACACATTACAGCCTGTCTTGCTGCTGTAAGAAATCTTTTTTATAGTCATATTTGGTCATCTTGCGATGATCTGCGTCCTGCTTGTCAATCCAAATAAAGAATTAATACTAATTTAATACTCACCACACAGGTTCCCTCCTATCCTGATGTGCACATAACCTTCCACGCCCCAGGAAGTGCCCCAGGAGTTACGCACGATCCAGTACGGCACATCGCCTgggacacacagagcacattCATTATTGTGATTCTCAGAGCAGCATTATACAGATCATtcctttaaattacattttttgtgaTCCTACACAGGTAAGCAAACATTGTAACTACTCAAATCTTGTAGCCATAAGGAATGATTAATGGTGTGCGTTggtgaatgcatgtgtatgtgtatttgccAGAGTACTGCATCAGTagactttttttgtgtgtgtgggcctaaAGTGCCAtatgggtcattccacgccaaacaggacaattaaaggaaaattccccactcgaccatctcagatttggctgaaaaaattcaaggttgttcatacacttcttaatatgaatagtcccaaatatttgCTCtttactcccaatagttttgtcacaataggatgttttagggggggagggggtgccaatacttaagacgctttttgagcagcgttttgtgaagagccattttcaaattgctattactagaaaagtatttaagctagctccttcaaactttctaggcttaaaatatgataccattacttgaaaaatatcgacttccaagggtgtggcttgggtagatcataatattatacacagaccttcctatgtatgcttcgtatgttgtattaaaaaactgtccttatgtgatgaatgggctggaagatattaaagcttgaaaatggatgaaaacccattatgtgccatttttggcatgctatagcaaacaaatgacagcatttaccaacatgaaacaatttttttgggaaagattagatatttgttcttaacatatcaaaaatttGTGATGgggttctgcctcattttctcaaaatatttttttgaaaatatgggatttttgtacacgcccagcattcaatggcctatggaagcatattcaaatggtagcaaaaaggtatgtttatgacacagagcttaaactgcacaaaatgctttatttgattaatgttaaattgtaaattGTCACACATTTGACTTGTAAATCATTCCATGAAAAAATTCaaagttgttcatacacttcttaataggtatagtcccaaatatgagctctctactcccaatagttttgtcacaaaatgatgttttagGGGTGATGGGGTGCCTGTACTGTTTTAGCAGCGTTATCTGtacagccattttcaaattgctataactagaaaagttttaagctagctccttcaaactttctatgATACCATAACTTGAATAATGTGgatttccaagggtgtggcttgggtgatcatagtattcggggtgcttgaatttgctcggaatttttactctacgctctgttgcagcatctttgaaggcctgtggaaagctcaatgttaaagctagagacttgatatgaaacacagattttatacacaaacgcagtttaagctctgtgtcataaacgtaccttttgctaccatttgaatgtgcttccataggccattgaatactgggcgtgtacaaaaatcccatattttcaaacaaatattttgagaaaacgaggcagaacCCCATCACAAATTTTTGATATgataagaacaaatatctaatctttccaaaaaaaatagtttcatgttggtaaatgctgtaatttttttgctatagcatgccaaaaatggcacaaaatgggttttcatccattttcaggctttaatatcttccagcccattcatcacataaggatagttttttaatacaacatacgaagcatacataggaaggtctgtgtacaATATCAGCTTTCCACAGGTTCAAATATGCTGCAAAAAAAGCGTAAAGTAAAATgttcgcgcaaattcaagcaccctgAATAcgatgatatacccaagccacacccttgggagtccataatcttcaagtgatggtatcatattttaagcctagaaagtttgaaggagctagcttaaatacttttctagtaatagcaatttgaaaatggctcttcagaaaacgctgctcaaaaatCGTCTCacgtacaggcaccccctcccccctaaaacatctttttgtgacaaaactattgggagtagagagctaatattttggactatacctattaagaagtgtatgaacaaccttgatttttttcagccaaatctgagacggtcgagtgggagccattgtcccgtttggcgtggaatgacccataTCTCTTTGACTGGCATCttgagtgtgttgttttatgtgttggtgtatgtgtatgtacactaacagtgtcacctgtgtgtgtgtgtgtgagtacactaACAgtatcacctgtgtgtgtgtgtgtgtgtgtgtgtgtgtgtgtgtgtgtgtgtgtgtgtatgtgtgtgtgtgtgtgtgtgtgtgtgtgtgtacactaacacaggggttaaagcaaaaaaaaatcctgagcctgaactttttttggtgtgtgggtgaatggGGGGGACACATtcgcaaacaaaaaaacaaacaaacaaacaaaaaaacatttagaaatgaatgattgcagattatggtgagacttttgaaactgcaatcccaagaaaggtcagcaatactactccacctcactacaatatggtactaacacatgtagcatttacgatttcttttgatatcaagttttgctgctaagctttgtccttgaaaggttacaagatgacctacaatcccaaggtgacatgttataagggtatgtgAAATGCagtcagtggaagaagatttgatttggaagcatttaattgaggatatatgaaaaaggacagccaTTCACTTTTTAAACCGTTgagataataatgtagttttatattgcaacatttccataattactttgttcaaaagaaataatcgtaaattaaatactaggaaatgaatagaaaatatatcaataaaataaataacaagcaaaacattaaaatgttacaagaactggtaacttaaatgttgggaaataaatacaaaacaggactttgtccatgttcttgttggtggcttcgtcgacatttaaggaaaacatgccgtttttttagcttttccgaaatacgtcttttaatctctggtgttatgccgtgtgtgttaaaatagctggcatgctgattggatatCGAAAGTTTAGTCAAAGCAATTGTCTTCAGCTATTTTTTGGCATAAATTCACGACGGGTTGGGCGGGCCTGAAAGACAGATCTTGCTATGCGATGAACGTGCACACGCGTATTTTCAGGTCAgacacacggtcagttattgatgctggtacatcagctgtggttgttgctcccggtaacggcgttgtgtgttggagagcacaAACGGCTGCTCTATGAGCAGGGTCTAACTCATGACGTGGAAGCACTTTTTTCCGGGTCGTTGCATAAAGTATCTTTTtcgagcacaaagtgcagaagcaagcacctgcttctcttaaatTCTTagttacaccagctaccaaaaggcttactgtccttccctatctcttctatccatgcccagcgccatttatttttcaatccTTTATCAACTAGGAGGGCATCTTCCCCAGGATTCATGAACTTACtctccatcctactctccttcgGTGACAtctctctactcgggcatctacgcagcataggcagagcgatagagaaaagtcggtgtttgaatcacattttcccaagacccgccccaatctacttctgattggctaataatgttattttgagagcgggagagttgttctcctttcatttcattggcagacgaactcataaactcgaaagtgatggtgatgatatcgagacgtgtttttctttcttttttttttttttatatataagacTTTTTTCCGCAGCCAAACGCCGCACaccggaaatccggcacggtgccggaatactttaatccctgctAACAgtatcacctgtgtgtgtgtgtgcacatgtgcatgtatgtaccTGTGGTATCGTATCCAGTGATCTGTACAGCATGATTGGCATTGCGGCTGGAGCAGTGATGTTGGATGACTCCGCCCAAATAGTCCTGCCAGCTCACTGCGTCTACGGTAGCTACCAGAGGTCCATAGTCCACCAGCCACTGCTTCATGATGTCTTCTTCAccgctgaaacacacacacacacacacacacacacacacacacacactcttttatcCTAGAAACTTCAATCCCCGGAAATGTGCCGTTGCTCAGTTTAAGCCCTAGGACACAGGTGCTTAgcccacagcccacacacatgcacacaagcacgtaaacgcgagcgcacacacacacacacacacacacacacacacacacacacacaaaggacctTTGCTCTGCACTGGGACAGCACTGAGGTCAgtgtcctgtctgcctctcaccTGTCTGTGTCCTGAATGACTCGGTAAACACTCACATCAATCAGCCTGACCTTGAGTTTCAACATCACCACAGCAACGtggacattacacacacacacacacacacacacacacacacacacacacacacacacacacacacacacacgcctttacACAGCTTTCAAGATCATAGACTACATATGGCACCTACAAAAGAAAAAGGTAAATAAAACATAGTGCTCATGACATATCTAACATGTGCCTCTTTCTCAGCTATCAGTCCTTTCTGAATCGGTGAGGTATtactggaccacacacacacacacacacaacggtgAGGTATTACTGGACCATACCTGAAGTCATGGGTCATGTAGTTGTTCACTGAAACGCCATCATGTGACTTAGCAAATAAATGGCAAATTCCAGACACTCCCTTATAGGGATAGTCAGACTTCTTCACCAACTTCTCCTGGGTCTTTGAAGACAGacatgaagaacacacacacacacacacacacacacacacacacacacacacacacacacacacacacacacacacacacacacacacacacacacagttatctcTTTAGCAGCAGCATGACATAATTCAAGACATTTAGAAACTTCTTAGTTCTCCATGAAAACATTCATGACATGAGTTTGAATAGGAAATACAGCGAAATGAATCGGAAATAACCTCAGAAATAATCATTTTTAATAAACTAAAAGCTGACTGGACTTCTACCTTCTTCAGCCAAGTGAGGGCTCGGATTGTGGAGCCCCCTTCACAGCCCTGGTCCTCGTAGGAGCAGTCGAGGACCTGCTGGACACTCAGCTGCTCAAGGGGGTGTCCCTCTTTGGCTCTGACGGACTCCAGCGCCCCAACCAGGCTGAAGGCCCAGCAGCTCCCACACTGCAATGGGCCAACCAGGAAGCAGGTGAATCAGGAAGTCAAACATGAAGGCCCAGCAGCTTCCACACTGCAATTGGCCAACCAGGAAGCAGGTGAATCAGGAAGTCAAACATTGTCATTCCAGTGTAGAGCTGGAGGATGTTCAATGTGTTGTTCATATCAGGCAATTAAATTTGGATTCTGAAGTGTCATATTATCAAATATCAAAATGCAATGTATTTGATACTATgacaatgttgtttttttctttgatttccctctttccttagcatgttatttattattattaaggtcAGTTACTTAATTTCATTCCCTTAGCAAGTTATTTACTACATTGAAAAAATATGGATTGATGACACCTTCCTCCATGCTATGGAGCGAATAAAGCAAAGTACAGCTGAAGGTACTGAAGGGACTGTAAACATGAGGAACACACCTAATTGATAATGTCATATTTCAGCATGATTACCACAGCAGTGTATTATGTTGCTTTGCCAGGAAAGACCCAAACTGAATACACACTAGCAGTGTTACAAGAAGGCGTGTTATGAACAGCACTACAGAAATATCAGGGAGGCCTTTTCCTAAGGAAATGACAGACTGTTGACCTGCAGACAGTGTAGGGTGAGAGAGCTGAGGCTTACCGCCCCCTGGTTCTGCACCGGCCCCACTTTCCCCTCATCCCGCCAGTCAAACCGGGCAGGCAGCTCTCTGACAACACGGCTGCGCCGATTCAGCCCGCTGGCGTTATAGTGAGAGACTACCTCAGCCTTGGTTCGCAAGTACACCtctggggaggaggaagagagggagggagagggagagagagagagagagagagagagagagagaggtagagagatagagagagagaaagaaaaaagtcaATTTGAAGAATgacaaacagcacaacacaaggaAAAGCTTTAAGGCATAATGTATAATGAAACATTAACCCTGTCATGTTGGAACACTCAGGGGGTGCTGCGTCACATGGCAGGCACATGGTTACCTCTGAACTGCTGGGGCGATAGATGGGAGAATCGATTCACACCATATCTGGCCGAGCTGTTTGTGGCTTCGTTGGGCTGTGTGTTCAGAAATGTGTGTCTCTTGAGCGAGTTCTGCAGGGAAAGAAGATGAAGGTGGAGATGTCGGCCAGATTTAGCCTTATCACTAGAAGAAAAAGAACTCAATGAAAGTATTGAATGTTAAGCTTAATACGCTTGGATGAGCTAGCCATTCCATGTCAAAATATCCGTAACATGCCTTGTTATCCGAAAAGCTAATGACGCTTGTTGTCGTTGCCTGAAGTCTGCAGCGACATGTTACGGTGCTCGTTAAGGATAAATTGCAAACATAAAGGCTGAATAATTATTTTAAGGTCGTCTTACTTCAAAATTGAGACTATGTTGTGAATACTCTTCCAGACTGGTGTACGTGTACTGGAATCTCTTTCTGGATAGATCAAACACTGAAGACGAGTTATGTTTGGTTTCAGTTCCTTCAGGTTTTGGGAGCTGGTAATGTCCTGTGTTGAAATCCACTCTCTGattcaaaagcaaaaataaaacGGCAAATTTCGCCATTTACCATACATATAATATATCCTACAATTAACTAAAAAGACAGAGTTATTAAAGTGGGAtgtaggcatgtgtgtttctactGCTAGCACTATCCGAAAAAGCAGTGCTTAGCTCTGATGGCATACCGCCACCTGCTGTACCGGAAGATTGTTTTATTTACAGCTGGAGTATTTACCGAGATTGGACAAGTCAGTCTAGCAATACGTCTGCCCTATTCTATATATTTTACACCTGTACATACAtgagtatttattttatgtttaatGGCAGACACGTCACTCTTTTCTTCAGGCGTTATTGACTTAACAATCCACTGACAGGTCGTATCCTTTTCTCAATGGAAAGTTCTTTCAGTTTTTCAAGTAAGAAACATGTATTTCACATTTGTTACCAGGCCACACCATGATTTTATGGGGAGGTACTtaatgaaaacatgaaatatgCTACTGAT is part of the Clupea harengus chromosome 6, Ch_v2.0.2, whole genome shotgun sequence genome and harbors:
- the ctso gene encoding cathepsin O encodes the protein MAKFAVLFLLLNQRVDFNTGHYQLPKPEGTETKHNSSSVFDLSRKRFQYTYTSLEEYSQHSLNFENSLKRHTFLNTQPNEATNSSARYGVNRFSHLSPQQFREVYLRTKAEVVSHYNASGLNRRSRVVRELPARFDWRDEGKVGPVQNQGACGSCWAFSLVGALESVRAKEGHPLEQLSVQQVLDCSYEDQGCEGGSTIRALTWLKKTQEKLVKKSDYPYKGVSGICHLFAKSHDGVSVNNYMTHDFSGEEDIMKQWLVDYGPLVATVDAVSWQDYLGGVIQHHCSSRNANHAVQITGYDTTGDVPYWIVRNSWGTSWGVEGYVHIRIGGNLCGIADTVAAVSV
- the tdo2a gene encoding tryptophan 2,3-dioxygenase A isoform X1, with protein sequence MSGCPYFAKRDIRHQQKDEEERDDSQDGTNKASKGGIIYGDYLQLDKVVTAQVLQSELKGNKIHDEHLFIVTHQAYELWFKQILWELDSVREIFISGHVRDERNMLKVNTRIHRIVMIFRLLVDQFNVLETMTALDFFDFREYLTPASGFQSLQFRLLENKIGVPDNLRVPYNRRHYRDNFRGQDSELLFESEQEPSLIQLVEQWLARTPGLEENGFNFWGKLEVNITKALKMEKEKLERKPESEDKDEHMAEFHKQRDVLTSLFDEKRHDHLVSKGERRLSYKALKGALMIYFYREEPRFQVPFQLLTSLMDIDTLMTKWRYNHVCMVHRMIGSKAGTGGSSGYHYLRSTVSDRYKVFVDLFNLATFLVPRDWVPKLNPTDHPFLFTADTCWDSSYCSSDDSD